Proteins from one Sphaeramia orbicularis chromosome 17, fSphaOr1.1, whole genome shotgun sequence genomic window:
- the LOC115436793 gene encoding acyl-CoA-binding domain-containing protein 5-like isoform X1, whose protein sequence is MSSLLGLSMAPEEDIYSLEAKFAAAVKVIRSLPEEGPFQPSDDMMLMFYSYYKQATLGPCNIPRPTGFWDSRGKAKWDAWSSLGNMTREEAMKNYIEDIQLILETIPISDEVSDLVQKLGSFYTEVEEDAEENETETRPFTRPFTKREGWSPDPRRLMVEDNRWTDTRGSNSSVEPSGSSFTNGTHSSLNSEVEEEELGCSLEPSVQYNPYLHLNGHLSAPTVAVPEKNYRSTDSDNEEFCDSMEHLAMEEVLSTSKVQSRGSGAASMRQNELWFESNSTLNGEEDQLLVEDSLYEDGISTSQYNNTLSRRGRGPPSPRLVCSSQLCVNVDAACCCVSQSRHALSVSRGNVNEQIATALLRLQRDMASVLHRLQTLEVLTQSRSSSPRQEDHLPAARKFPRPSWWPFDFSPLTVVMTALWPLFAHWLFHFYLQRKRRKIT, encoded by the exons ATGTCATCCTTGCTGGGACTCAGCATGGCGCCGGAGGAGGACATATACAGCCTGGAGGCGAAATTTGCTGCAGCAGTTAAAGTGATCCGGAGTTTACCTGAAGAAG GTCCTTTCCAACCGTCTGATGATATGATGCTAATGTTCTACAGTTACTACAAACAGGCCACGTTAGGGCCCTGCAACATTCCCAGACCAACAGGCTTCTGGGACTCACGTGGGAAAGCTAAATG GGATGCATGGAGCTCTTTAGGAAATATGACAAGGGAGGAAGCCATGAAGAATTACATTGAGGACATCCAACTG ATTTTAGAGACCATCCCCATTTCAGATGAAGTGTCCGACCTGGTGCAGAAACTTGGAAGCTTCTACACCGAAGTCGAAGAAGACGCCGAAGAGAATGAGACAGAAACGAGACCCTTTACCAGACCTTTTACCAAACGGGAAG GCTGGAGTCCAGATCCGAGGCGGCTGATGGTGGAGGACAACAGGTGGACGGACACCAGGGGGTCCAACAGCAGCGTGGAGCCCAGTGGGTCGTCCTTCACCAACGGGACGCACAGCTCCCTCAACAGCGAGGTGGAAGAAGAGGAGCTGGGCTGTTCATTAGAGCCCAGTGTGCAATATAACCCATACCTACACCTAAACGGGCACCTGAGTG CTCCTACTGTTGCTGTTCCTGAGAAGAACTACAGATCCACAGACTCAGATAATGAGGAATTTTGTGATTCAATGGAGCATCTGGCCATGGAAGAG GTCTTATCCACTTCAAAAGTCCAGTCACGTGGATCTGGAGCTGCCTCCATGAGGCAAAATGAGCTGTGGTTCGAGAGCAACTCTACTCTGAACGGTGAAGAGGATCAGCTCCTTGTGGAAGATTCACTTTATGAAGATGGGATTTCTACATCCCAGTACAACAACACTTTATCCAGAAGAGGGAGAG GGCCTCCGTCTCCCAGGCTGGTCTGCAGCTCACAGCTCTGTGTCAATGTTGACGCTGCCTGTTGCTGTGTGTCGCAGAGCAGACATGCTCTCAGTGTTTCCAGGGGAAACGTCAACGAGCAAATAGCTACAGCCCTGCTGAGGCTTCAGCGTGACATGGCCAGTGTACTGCACAGACTGCAAACTCTAGAGGTGCTCACACAG tcacGATCATCCTCTCCAAGGCAAGAAGATCACCTGCCTGCTGCTCGAAAG TTCCCTAGACCGTCTTGGTGGCCTTTTGACTTCTCTCCACTCACAGTGGTGATGACTGCACTCTGGCCTCTGTTTGCCCATTGGCTCTTCCATTTTTACTTACAGCGGAAGAGAAG GAAAATCACCTGA
- the LOC115436793 gene encoding acyl-CoA-binding domain-containing protein 5-like isoform X2: MSSLLGLSMAPEEDIYSLEAKFAAAVKVIRSLPEEGPFQPSDDMMLMFYSYYKQATLGPCNIPRPTGFWDSRGKAKWDAWSSLGNMTREEAMKNYIEDIQLILETIPISDEVSDLVQKLGSFYTEVEEDAEENETETRPFTRPFTKREGWSPDPRRLMVEDNRWTDTRGSNSSVEPSGSSFTNGTHSSLNSEVEEEELGCSLEPSVQYNPYLHLNGHLTPTVAVPEKNYRSTDSDNEEFCDSMEHLAMEEVLSTSKVQSRGSGAASMRQNELWFESNSTLNGEEDQLLVEDSLYEDGISTSQYNNTLSRRGRGPPSPRLVCSSQLCVNVDAACCCVSQSRHALSVSRGNVNEQIATALLRLQRDMASVLHRLQTLEVLTQSRSSSPRQEDHLPAARKFPRPSWWPFDFSPLTVVMTALWPLFAHWLFHFYLQRKRRKIT; this comes from the exons ATGTCATCCTTGCTGGGACTCAGCATGGCGCCGGAGGAGGACATATACAGCCTGGAGGCGAAATTTGCTGCAGCAGTTAAAGTGATCCGGAGTTTACCTGAAGAAG GTCCTTTCCAACCGTCTGATGATATGATGCTAATGTTCTACAGTTACTACAAACAGGCCACGTTAGGGCCCTGCAACATTCCCAGACCAACAGGCTTCTGGGACTCACGTGGGAAAGCTAAATG GGATGCATGGAGCTCTTTAGGAAATATGACAAGGGAGGAAGCCATGAAGAATTACATTGAGGACATCCAACTG ATTTTAGAGACCATCCCCATTTCAGATGAAGTGTCCGACCTGGTGCAGAAACTTGGAAGCTTCTACACCGAAGTCGAAGAAGACGCCGAAGAGAATGAGACAGAAACGAGACCCTTTACCAGACCTTTTACCAAACGGGAAG GCTGGAGTCCAGATCCGAGGCGGCTGATGGTGGAGGACAACAGGTGGACGGACACCAGGGGGTCCAACAGCAGCGTGGAGCCCAGTGGGTCGTCCTTCACCAACGGGACGCACAGCTCCCTCAACAGCGAGGTGGAAGAAGAGGAGCTGGGCTGTTCATTAGAGCCCAGTGTGCAATATAACCCATACCTACACCTAAACGGGCACCTGA CTCCTACTGTTGCTGTTCCTGAGAAGAACTACAGATCCACAGACTCAGATAATGAGGAATTTTGTGATTCAATGGAGCATCTGGCCATGGAAGAG GTCTTATCCACTTCAAAAGTCCAGTCACGTGGATCTGGAGCTGCCTCCATGAGGCAAAATGAGCTGTGGTTCGAGAGCAACTCTACTCTGAACGGTGAAGAGGATCAGCTCCTTGTGGAAGATTCACTTTATGAAGATGGGATTTCTACATCCCAGTACAACAACACTTTATCCAGAAGAGGGAGAG GGCCTCCGTCTCCCAGGCTGGTCTGCAGCTCACAGCTCTGTGTCAATGTTGACGCTGCCTGTTGCTGTGTGTCGCAGAGCAGACATGCTCTCAGTGTTTCCAGGGGAAACGTCAACGAGCAAATAGCTACAGCCCTGCTGAGGCTTCAGCGTGACATGGCCAGTGTACTGCACAGACTGCAAACTCTAGAGGTGCTCACACAG tcacGATCATCCTCTCCAAGGCAAGAAGATCACCTGCCTGCTGCTCGAAAG TTCCCTAGACCGTCTTGGTGGCCTTTTGACTTCTCTCCACTCACAGTGGTGATGACTGCACTCTGGCCTCTGTTTGCCCATTGGCTCTTCCATTTTTACTTACAGCGGAAGAGAAG GAAAATCACCTGA
- the LOC115436793 gene encoding acyl-CoA-binding domain-containing protein 5-like isoform X3 translates to MSSLLGLSMAPEEDIYSLEAKFAAAVKVIRSLPEEGPFQPSDDMMLMFYSYYKQATLGPCNIPRPTGFWDSRGKAKWDAWSSLGNMTREEAMKNYIEDIQLILETIPISDEVSDLVQKLGSFYTEVEEDAEENETETRPFTRPFTKREDELEKPFEKPTMEGKLWDLWDDIQNPQETDKEMSDLCVSVGSEESKESNEFEKSEEEDNGEGGYNTEDEDEEEETGWSPDPRRLMVEDNRWTDTRGSNSSVEPSGSSFTNGTHSSLNSEVEEEELGCSLEPSVQYNPYLHLNGHLTPTVAVPEKNYRSTDSDNEEFCDSMEHLAMEEVLSTSKVQSRGSGAASMRQNELWFESNSTLNGEEDQLLVEDSLYEDGISTSQYNNTLSRRGRGPPSPRLVCSSQLCVNVDAACCCVSQSRHALSVSRGNVNEQIATALLRLQRDMASVLHRLQTLEVLTQSRSSSPRQEDHLPAARKFPRPSWWPFDFSPLTVVMTALWPLFAHWLFHFYLQRKRRKIT, encoded by the exons ATGTCATCCTTGCTGGGACTCAGCATGGCGCCGGAGGAGGACATATACAGCCTGGAGGCGAAATTTGCTGCAGCAGTTAAAGTGATCCGGAGTTTACCTGAAGAAG GTCCTTTCCAACCGTCTGATGATATGATGCTAATGTTCTACAGTTACTACAAACAGGCCACGTTAGGGCCCTGCAACATTCCCAGACCAACAGGCTTCTGGGACTCACGTGGGAAAGCTAAATG GGATGCATGGAGCTCTTTAGGAAATATGACAAGGGAGGAAGCCATGAAGAATTACATTGAGGACATCCAACTG ATTTTAGAGACCATCCCCATTTCAGATGAAGTGTCCGACCTGGTGCAGAAACTTGGAAGCTTCTACACCGAAGTCGAAGAAGACGCCGAAGAGAATGAGACAGAAACGAGACCCTTTACCAGACCTTTTACCAAACGGGAAG ATGAGCTGGAAAAGCCATTTGAGAAACCAACAATGGAAGGCAA GCTATGGGATCTATGGGATGATATACAAAACCCTCaagaaacagacaaagaaatGAGTGATCTTTGTGTAAGTGTGGGTAGTGAAGAGAGTAAAGAAAGTAATGAATTCGAGAAAAGTGAGGAAGAGGACAATGGTGAAGGAGGATACAATACAGAagatgaagacgaggaggaggaaacaG GCTGGAGTCCAGATCCGAGGCGGCTGATGGTGGAGGACAACAGGTGGACGGACACCAGGGGGTCCAACAGCAGCGTGGAGCCCAGTGGGTCGTCCTTCACCAACGGGACGCACAGCTCCCTCAACAGCGAGGTGGAAGAAGAGGAGCTGGGCTGTTCATTAGAGCCCAGTGTGCAATATAACCCATACCTACACCTAAACGGGCACCTGA CTCCTACTGTTGCTGTTCCTGAGAAGAACTACAGATCCACAGACTCAGATAATGAGGAATTTTGTGATTCAATGGAGCATCTGGCCATGGAAGAG GTCTTATCCACTTCAAAAGTCCAGTCACGTGGATCTGGAGCTGCCTCCATGAGGCAAAATGAGCTGTGGTTCGAGAGCAACTCTACTCTGAACGGTGAAGAGGATCAGCTCCTTGTGGAAGATTCACTTTATGAAGATGGGATTTCTACATCCCAGTACAACAACACTTTATCCAGAAGAGGGAGAG GGCCTCCGTCTCCCAGGCTGGTCTGCAGCTCACAGCTCTGTGTCAATGTTGACGCTGCCTGTTGCTGTGTGTCGCAGAGCAGACATGCTCTCAGTGTTTCCAGGGGAAACGTCAACGAGCAAATAGCTACAGCCCTGCTGAGGCTTCAGCGTGACATGGCCAGTGTACTGCACAGACTGCAAACTCTAGAGGTGCTCACACAG tcacGATCATCCTCTCCAAGGCAAGAAGATCACCTGCCTGCTGCTCGAAAG TTCCCTAGACCGTCTTGGTGGCCTTTTGACTTCTCTCCACTCACAGTGGTGATGACTGCACTCTGGCCTCTGTTTGCCCATTGGCTCTTCCATTTTTACTTACAGCGGAAGAGAAG GAAAATCACCTGA